The Procambarus clarkii isolate CNS0578487 chromosome 24, FALCON_Pclarkii_2.0, whole genome shotgun sequence genomic interval atatatatatatatatatatatatatatatatatatatatatatatatatatataatgtgtcgtacctagtagccagaacgcacatctcagcctactatgcaaggcccgatttgcctaataagccaagttttcttgaattaatgttttttcgactacctaacctaacattttcagctacctaacctaacctataaagataggttaggttcggtcatatatctctatagtttagtagctctgtgcacgtcaggtgctgtttaatatacagacctactcctccatttgacctagtttctctatcacatctatatcactttgtgctttagccctggtggagcttggtccaccaggctgttgtttggagtggcccgcagatccacatacagtctgcatatgatatacagtctgttgatcaattaaactacagtagttagtttttatcatccgaatgcaccaatatgtgttcattcttcccagatgaaggaactaggtaatattcatcatctgaatgcaccatctgatgctttaacacactcatgatacacgagaggtttaaaaaacttttaaaacttttaaaactttttgacctatgtatttaaaagcaattctaaagttaaaaagtgtagcataggcccctcgcagaatgttcttaatatgatcctcaggttatagttttctatctaaaaccacccctagatctctttcttgatcagaattctttatagatctcagtggctcgatcatagaaactgctctaaatccttgttggcctggattgtggaggtcattggtctctataaaactagtaatctgactcctgatcactctcaaataattttattatgtgggatgttagtgcaactggtctataattctttgccaatgcttgtgttgtgttgtgttgttttggtagtgatgtgcaatgtgttgttttggtagtgattcgtccagttctggtagtagtgcggttgttgtgtagtgtagtacttgtgtgcttgttaatgacttgtattccagtcttgtgggtatctcctttcccctacgggccaactgctttgttcttacctagcattttgctttgtttgggtatgaatgtttgtgtgccgtatattttgcaaaatttgccatatatctcattatttactcctctgcctagcaacaagtctgtctaattatactcattaactgtttttcaaagttccccatagtgtcctttattgaaatcgagttcatgaaccgtttcaatgttcttattttcttctagattatatcttaaagtatatttaaatgttattgttattattgttattaaatgttattgtgacattgcattgcaattgagctatgttgtttaccataccgttcatttcgtgagtataagtatagatgccacacttgtgacaggtaaaaccatgccttttttgaaaaacagcaccgtctgttgcacgtaagagcaacccacactatattatgttgcgatattatttcaatatttccgattgtattgataatttgaattttcatagatttcaatttattttcatttcgatttaataattttgtgtgacattgcattgaaattgagctgtgttgtttaccatactgttcatttcatgagtatagtttatttttttatttttttcatttcatttttttagctgttcttatttttcagtgatgggaatatcagatcatttgatgttcccaattttctgatggaagcatcagaccattatagaatgcatcggatgaggtagtttggaatggtggggaggacgagaggggggtatggtggggaagacgaggggacagaggagagggtaatggtggggaggacgaggggactggggagttggggatggtggggacaggggaatgctggggaggacaaagggacaggtgaatgggagatggtgggggaggaagaaggacaggggaggggaaaatggtaaggaggacgatgggacagggaagtgggaatagtggggatgatgtggggacagggaagtgggaaggacgagaggactgtggaatggggaatagcaaagtgaattataattatatatattaattaattcttataaatttccagaagcctgtatcaacacccacactaatgcaactgaaagagatgttgagacaagtattgctgatatgttgaagaacgccccaaacaaactcggtggaaacagatacaaggtaaagtttgccaatttgctgtagtctaattcaatttctttttagtaatcttcgagaacatttatgctatgaataagataaaataatgtaactgattttgatttatttactatttattatttatttaccgttattagtataatagatctcgtaataattttgcaaaaataatggcatttactattttaaaaagctcgggtgcaggggggggggttatgtaaaagcttggtttgtgcctcggagaggctatgggatccagtaagatcgtccttcctttcctccctagaatctggatgtagcaggtgctcaattgtcaaaagtgaaaaattggttttgtcttccgaatgcaccatttgtgtaaatttgctaataatcttttaaaaatagtaaatgccattatttttgcaaaattattacgagatctattatactaataacggtttgataaaatacagtagactgcctactggataatagttccagtccacctgtagacagggatctcacatcagcttgtatattatacaaggataagatttgataaattcagttatttgactgaacactggctctgtttaaatcagagatttaaacatacatagtctaacctagctccataactaacagccattagccattagccattcatgcacagccatcagctgggccatagaccggcaattttgcttttttcccaagccggtctgttttttttcgatgcctcagtggcccatgcacaggtccgttcaaggggattaaatagccgttctatggccccagggtttgtattttatcaaactcttattagaataatagatctcgtaataattttgcaaaaatagtagcatttactattttaaaaagctcgggtgcaggggggggggggttatgtaaaagcctggtttgtgcctcggagaggctatgggatccagtaagatcgtccttcctttcctccctagaatctggatgtagcaggtgctcaattgtcaaaagtgaaaaattggttttgtcttccgaatgcaccatttctgtaaatttgctaataatcttttaaaaatagtaaatgccattatttttgcaaaattattacgagatctattatactaataacggtttgataaaatacagtagactgcctactggataatagttccagtccacctgtagacagggatctcacatcagcttgtatattatacaaggataagatttgatttacttttgtatttatatgcatatatgcatttatatgcattattctctagaataatagatctcgtaataattttgcaaaaatagtggcatttactattttaaaaagctcgggtgcagggggggggggggtttgtgtaaaagcctggtttgtgcctcggagaggctatgggatccagtaagatcgtccttcctttcctccctagaatctggatgtagcaggtgctcaattgtcaaaagtgaaaaattggttttgtcttccgaatgcaccatttctgtaaatttgctaataatcttttaaaaatagtaaatgccattatttttgcaaaattattacgagatctattatactaataacggtttgataaaatacagtagactgcctactggttttacctgtaataaggtttgatacagatgattatgattatggttttggcataatggaatacatgatgaaggaattatcaaaattgacatttttatcaggggatatcctgaatattgtcaaaatgacggaaacccatacgtcaaaaacacatggagatataccaatcctggaagacattcttccatccccacttgaaactgttgagcaggtggaaagtctgtcacatgagctaaaagttaacagtgaatataaaaagagtatggtaagtgttgcttaattcttttagcctgagtatggtaagtgttgctgaatttttttagccttgtacatatgtcttttgattagtttttttgcagatgaaggaaggtggggtggcacataattgattgttcagtgttatgtttaaggtacaaataaaacaaaagcaaaagttactcaaattcgttgatttttgtaatagttaagaaggaaaatattttaatgctatttatttaatacagttggaaattagaaaatctaatgttgagattgaaagatatatattattctctattaccttacagcttatgcattattttaacaggtccagacgctgtctcaaatgggcggtgcaagctgtggagacacagtgagacgaatgatgaggaggatagggacctatggggtctggtctcagtattcactcgttgggcgcaagaggaaacgtgtcttcaaaaccttggatatttgtaatgtaataataagtacgtaaatttgacatttttttggattatatatatgtctgcatgtattatgtattatacttgcatgcttgttaatgacttgtattctagtcttgtgggtatctcatttctcctacgggccaaatgctttgttcttacctagcattttgctttgtttgggtatgaatgtttgtgtaccttcattgtatattttgcaaaatttgccatatatctcattactcctctgcctagcaacaagtctgtctaattatactcaataactatttttcaaagttccccatagtgtcctttattgaaatagagttcatgaaccgtttcaatatccttattttcttctagattatatcttaaagtatatttaaatgttattgtgacattgcattgcaattgagctgcgttgttaaccattctgttcatttcatgagtatattttattttctattttttcatatcattttttttatctgtttttatttttcagtgatgggaatatcagatcatttgatgttcccatcagaaaattgggaaagtcagatcttttgatgttcccaattttcagatggaagcatcagaccatcatggaatgcatgggatgaggtagtttagaatggtggggaggacgacaggggggatggtggggaagacgagggaacagaggagagggtaatggtggggaggacgaggggacaggggaatggagaatgctggggaggacaaaggggacgaggggacggaggaagactggagaacaggggaacacctaaataaaagccaacaatgttattactctgtggcttcttgtctcctgacaaaaagaattataattatatatattaattaattcttataactttccagaagcctgtatcaacacccacactaatgcaactgaaagagatgttgagacaagtattgctgatatgttgaagaacgccccaaacaaacacggtggaaacagatacaaggtaaagtttgccaatttgctgtagtctaattcaatctctttttagtaatctttgtgaacatttatgctatgaataagataaaataatgtaattgattttgactaaatatgtagatatatttaattttctgagcactaataatgaaagaaaaccaaaataagaggtggctactatctctaataatgggctggaataatacaggatataataatatatatatatatataaatatatatacatatatttatatatatatatatttatttatataaatatatatatgatatatatattctattctattagtctattctattctatagttttatatagattcttgttttagtttttttctataatatggaaagggtttttaattaataaattaaatattatataataaaataatgtattattgaaaacaattagtaacaaacaatatttcattacagggtggtgaagcaagaatacatgtgcatcacatagcagagtcggatatgacgaataatgaaaacagcggagagcctggtgcatggcataccgctgaatcttctctaatgtctatatagaagaatctttgtttctgtgtgtatatatgtatatatatcattaataaaatatatatatatatatatatatatatatatatatataacctatatatatatatatatatatatatatatatatatatatatatatatatatatatatatatatatatataacctatatatatataacctatatatatatatatatatatttatatatatatttatatatatatatatatatttatatatatatttatatatatatatatatttatatatatatatatatttatatatatatatatatatttatatatatatatatttatatatatatatatatttatatatatatttatatatatatttatatatatatttatatatatatttatatatatatatttatatatatatatatttatatatatatatatttatatatatatttatatatatatatatttatatatatatttatatatatatatatttatatatatatttatatatatatatatttatatatatatatatatatatttatatatatatatatttatatatatatttatatatatatatatatatatataaatatatatatatatatatatatatttatatatatatatatttatatatatatttatatatatatatttatatatatatatatatttatatatatatatatatttatatatatatttatatatatatatttatatatatatatatatttatatatatatatatatttatatatatatatatatttatatatatatatatatttatatatatatatatatttatatatatatatatatttatatatatatatatatatttatatatatatatatttatatatatatatatatttatatatatatatatatttatatatatatatatatttatatatatatatatatttatatatatatatatatttatatatatatatatatttatatatatatatatttatatatatatatatatttatatatatatatatatttatatatatatatatatttatatatatatatatatatatttatatatatatatatatatttatatatatatatatatatatatttatatatatatatatatatatttatatatatatatatatatatttatatatatatatatttatatatatatatatatatatatatatttatatatatatatatatatatatttatatatatatatatatatttatatatatatatatatatatatttatatatatatatatatatatttatatatatatatatttatatatatatatatatatatatttatatatatatatatatatatatttatatatatatatatatatatatttatatatatatatatatatttatatatatatatatatatatatatatatatatatatatatatatatatatatatttatatatatatatatatatatatatatttatatatatatatatatatatatatatatatttatatatatatatatatatatatttatatatatatatatatatttatatatatatatatatatttatatatatatatatatatttatatatatatatatatttatatatatatatatatatatttatatatatatatatatttatatatatatatatatatatatttatatatatatatatatatatttatatatatatatatatatatttatatatatatatatatatatttatatatatatatatatatttatatatatttatatatatatatatatatatatatatatatatatttatatatatatatatatatatatatatatatatatatatatatatatatttatatatatatatatatatatatttatatatatatatatatatatttatatatatatatatatttatatatatatatatatttatatatatatatatatttatatatatatatatatatttatatatatatattaggttaggtttggtagggttggttagttatcatatatctacgtataactagctagttttacctttatatatataatatttatatatatatatattatataaaaagtttgtgaggaagacctctggtgccaatgtg includes:
- the LOC138368119 gene encoding uncharacterized protein, producing MLKNAPNKLGGNRYKVQTLSQMGGASCGDTVRRMMRRIGTYGVWSQYSLVGRKRKRVFKTLDICNVIIKACINTHTNATERDVETSIADMLKNAPNKHGGNRYKGGEARIHVHHIAESDMTNNENSGEPGAWHTAESSLMSI